One genomic region from Macaca mulatta isolate MMU2019108-1 chromosome 20, T2T-MMU8v2.0, whole genome shotgun sequence encodes:
- the ORC6 gene encoding origin recognition complex subunit 6 — protein MGSELIGRLARRLGLAEPDMLRKAEEYLRLSRVKCVGLSARTTETSSAVMCLDLAASWMKCPLDRAYLIKLSGLNKKTYQSCLKSFECLLGLNSNIGIRDLAVQFSCTEAVNMASKILKSYESSLPQTQQVDLDLSRPLFTSAALLSACKILKLKVDKNKMVATSGVKKAIFDRLCKQLEKIGQQIDREPGDLAAPPRKKKKIVVEAPAKEMKKVEEMPHKPQKDEDLTQDYEEWKRKILENAANAQKATAE, from the exons ATGGGGTCGGAGCTGATCGGGCGCCTAGCCCGGCGCCTGGGTCTTGCCGAGCCCGACATGCTGAG GAAAGCAGAGGAGTACTTGCGTCTGTCCCGGGTGAAGTGTGTCGGCCTCTCTGCGCGCACCACGGAGACCAGCAGTGCAGTCATGTGCCTGGACCTTGCAGCTTCCTGGATGAAGTGTCCCTTGGACAGG GCTTATTTAATTAAACTTTCTGGTTTGAACAAGAAGACATATCAGAGCTGTCTTAAATCGTTTGAGTGTTTACTGGGCCTGAATTCAAATATTGGAATAAGAGACCTAGCTGTACAGTTTAGCTGTACAGAAGCAGTGAATATGGCTTCAAAGATACTAAAAAG CTATGAGTCCAGTCTTCCCCAGACACAGCAAGTAGATCTTGACTTATCCAGGCCACTTTTCACTTCTGCTGCACTGCTTTCAGCATGCAA GATTCTAAAGCTGAAAGTGGATAAAAACAAAATGGTAGCCACATCCGGTGTAAAAAAAGCTATATTTGATCGACTGTGTAAACAACTAGAGAAGATTGGACAGCAGATCGACA GAGAACCTGGAGATTTAGCTGCCCCACCAcggaagaaaaagaagatagtGGTTGAAGCCCCAGCCAAGG AAATGAAGAAGGTAGAGGAGATGCCACATAAACCACAGAAAGATGAAGATCTGACACAGGATTAtgaagaatggaaaagaaaaattttggaaaatgctgCCAATGCTCAAAAGGCTACAGCAGAGTAA
- the ORC6 gene encoding origin recognition complex subunit 6 isoform X1, with the protein MCLDLAASWMKCPLDRAYLIKLSGLNKKTYQSCLKSFECLLGLNSNIGIRDLAVQFSCTEAVNMASKILKSYESSLPQTQQVDLDLSRPLFTSAALLSACKILKLKVDKNKMVATSGVKKAIFDRLCKQLEKIGQQIDREPGDLAAPPRKKKKIVVEAPAKEMKKVEEMPHKPQKDEDLTQDYEEWKRKILENAANAQKATAE; encoded by the exons ATGTGCCTGGACCTTGCAGCTTCCTGGATGAAGTGTCCCTTGGACAGG GCTTATTTAATTAAACTTTCTGGTTTGAACAAGAAGACATATCAGAGCTGTCTTAAATCGTTTGAGTGTTTACTGGGCCTGAATTCAAATATTGGAATAAGAGACCTAGCTGTACAGTTTAGCTGTACAGAAGCAGTGAATATGGCTTCAAAGATACTAAAAAG CTATGAGTCCAGTCTTCCCCAGACACAGCAAGTAGATCTTGACTTATCCAGGCCACTTTTCACTTCTGCTGCACTGCTTTCAGCATGCAA GATTCTAAAGCTGAAAGTGGATAAAAACAAAATGGTAGCCACATCCGGTGTAAAAAAAGCTATATTTGATCGACTGTGTAAACAACTAGAGAAGATTGGACAGCAGATCGACA GAGAACCTGGAGATTTAGCTGCCCCACCAcggaagaaaaagaagatagtGGTTGAAGCCCCAGCCAAGG AAATGAAGAAGGTAGAGGAGATGCCACATAAACCACAGAAAGATGAAGATCTGACACAGGATTAtgaagaatggaaaagaaaaattttggaaaatgctgCCAATGCTCAAAAGGCTACAGCAGAGTAA